The Bos javanicus breed banteng chromosome 21, ARS-OSU_banteng_1.0, whole genome shotgun sequence genome includes a region encoding these proteins:
- the GON7 gene encoding EKC/KEOPS complex subunit GON7, translating into MELLGEYIGLEGRRQQLRVPCEAPGVTDPFQSLLSGVAQMRELVTELFGSQVQQEAQDRVTAAPDEALDGDDEDDSEDENNTDNRTNSDGPSAKRQKTPS; encoded by the exons ATGGAGCTGTTGGGCGAGTACATCGGACTGGAAGGGCGGCGACAGCAGCTACGGGTGCCCTGTGAGGCGCCGGGCGTCACCGACCCTTTCCAGAGCTTGTTGTCCGGTGTGGCTCAGATGAGGGAGCTGGTGACTGAGCTCTTCGGCTCTCAGGTACAGCAGGAAGCACAGGACCGGGTGACGGCGGCTCCCGACGAGGCCTTGGACG gtgatgatgaagatgattCAGAAGATGAAAATAACACTGATAACAGAACTAATTCAGATGGACCATCTGCAAAACGGCAAAAAACACCATCTTAA
- the UBR7 gene encoding putative E3 ubiquitin-protein ligase UBR7, with protein sequence MAGAEEPAGRQSELEPVVSLVDVLEEDEELENEACAVLGGSDSEKCSYSQGSVKRQALYACSTCTPEGEEPAGICLACSYECHGSHKLFELYTKRNFRCDCGNSKFKNLECKLFPDKAKINSGNKYNDNFFGLYCICKRPYPDPEDEIPDEMIQCIVCEDWFHGRHLGAIPPESGDFQEMVCQACMKRCSFLWAYAAQLAVTKVTTEDDGLVLNVDGVGDQEVIKTENGAHQDNALEEDVPEHGKAIVKEVKAEQTNEPCTSSSSESDLQKAFQNQHLNTESQSGCKLEELKAKQFIKKDTATYWPLNWRSKLCTCKDCMKMYGDLDVLFLTDEYDTVLAYENKGKVDQATDRRDPLMDTLNSMNRVQQVELICEYNDLKTELKDYLKRFADEGTVVKREDIQQFFEEFQSKKRRRVDGMQYYCS encoded by the exons ATGGCCGGAGCCGAGGAGCCAGCTGGGCGACAGTCGGAGTTGGAGCCCGTGGTATCGTTGGTCGATGTACTTGAGGAGGACGAGGAGCTGGAGAATGAGGCTTGCGCCGTCCTGGGCGGCAGTGACTCGGAGAAGTGCTCCTACTCGCAG GGTTCAGTAAAGAGACAAGCACTGTATGCCTGCAGTACCTGCACTCCAGAGGGAGAAGAACCAGCAGGAATTTGCCTGGCTTGCAGTTATGAATGTCATGGAAGTCATAAACTATTTGAGCTGTacacaaaaag aAATTTTCGTTGTGATTGCGGAAACAGCAAGTTTAAAAATTTGGAATGCAAATTATTTCCT GACAAAGCAAAGATAAATTCTGGCAATAAGTACAATGACAACTTTTTTGGATTGTACTGCATTTGCAAGAGACCTTACCCTGATCCTGAAGATGAG ATTCCAGATGAGATGATCCAGTGTATAGTCTGTGAAGATTGGTTCCATGGAAGG CATCTTGGTGCCATTCCTCCTGAGAGTGGGGATTTCCAAGAGATGGTGTGCCAGGCTTGCATGAAGCGCTGTTCTTTCTTGTGGGCTTACGCTGCACAGCTGGCAG TAACAAAAGTAACTACTGAAGATGATGGGTTGGTGCTGAATGTTGATGGAGTAGGTGATCAAGAAGTTATCAAAACTGAAAATGGAGCTCATCAAGATAATGCCCTCGAAGAGGATGTTCCAGAACATGGAAAGGCTATTGTGAAGGAAGTTAAAGCAGAGCAGACAAACGAACCATGTACCAGCTCTAGTTCTGAATCTGATCTCCAG AAAGCATTTCAGAATCAACATCTCAACACAGAATCACAGTCTGGCTGCAAACTTGAGGAGCTTAAAGCTAAGCAGTTTATAAAGAAAGACACTGCCACCTATTGGCCCCTGAACTGGAGGAGCAAGTTGTGTACCTGCAAAGACTGTATG aaaatgtatggCGATCTAGATGTCCTGTTCCTGACAGATGAATATGACACAGTTCTGGCTTATGAAAACAAAGGCAAGGTTGACCAGGCAACTGACAGGAGAGACCCTCTAATGGACACCCTTAATAGTATGAACAGAGTCCAGCAAGTGGAACTTATTTGTG AATACAATGACTTGAAGACTGAACTTAAAGACTATCTCAAGAGATTTGCTGATGAAGGCACA GTGGTTAAGAGAGAGGACATCCAGCAGTTCTTTGAAGAATTTCagtcaaaaaagagaagaagagtgGATGGGATGCAGTATTATTGCAGCTAG